A region of the Callithrix jacchus isolate 240 chromosome 10, calJac240_pri, whole genome shotgun sequence genome:
GGTGAGGTGGAGTGAGGGCTGAGAGagaaaatgtagagaaataaGAGCAGAAAGACCCAAGCTGTGATGCATAATATCTATGATTAATATTCATCAATACTGCCTCAGTGGCCCCTGCTTTACTAAGGGAGGAcaaaaaaagagggactcctttttctctgaaaaaaaaaaaaagaggcttaattaaCAAAAGTACCCTTCTGATATTTGCAAGAGACCCACAAATTTAAACTGATTTTCATTATCACTTAGGGTAATAGGATAGGTAGAAAATTCTCATTCGTTGAAATCAGAAGACTCTGCTAATTGGCTAGATGTGTCTCAATCACCTAGGAACAAGCTCTTTGGAATACTCTCTCTTGATtaggcttgttttgttttttattttttaatttcggTAGATTTGGGGTTACAAGTGGTTTttgattattatgtttttttaagcCTGTTCtgaagcacagaaaaacaaaacaaaaaacaaccaatgCTGATCATgtgctttccttcttttcagaagCTGCCTGGAATCTTGCCTACATCCTCATTCCCGGCATTCCCCTTCTCCTCGTCCTTGTGGTCACCACGGTTGTGTGTTGGGTTTGGATCTGTAGAAGGCAAGTAAAACCTTTGCTGTGTAAACCTTTGCATCTTCTGCCCTCTTTGAGATTTGCATATTGCCTTGTTTACTTCATTAAAAGCCACGGTAACACCAAGAGTGTCACCACTGCAGATTTGAGAGTAGATTCTCTAACAAGCCAGGGCATTCGGAAGTACTGGGCATGTGTGCTTAGCTGTGATTAAGAGAGTGATCCTACATGCTTTACCGTGTGTATAtggaagattttaaaacaacttaaGGGCGAAATTGCATTATTCACCTCCTGTGCACCCACATGTCACCCAGCAAAAATGCTCTCTTGAATGTATGCCCTCGCTCTGAACATGCTTGTGGGCTGAGTGAAGAAATGAATAGTGAGCCACGTGAAAAATGACTGTTGCAAAGCGTTCTGCAAAACATCTGAAACTAAACCacttaattcaaaatgaaaaagccAAATTCCTTTTAATTGACTTTTCTTTTAATTCAGTACACAAGTATAGAGTGCTATAAAATAGCTACATTAGGTGGCATCAACAATATCTGTATATGGTCAGGATCATgtgctactttttctttctttttttctttctttctttctttctttctttttggtactGAAAGCTCTTCTTAGTTACCTTTTTATTCTCCATCAGCATGGTATATGGCGAAGATGTCtagtgttcccatttttcaaCTCGAAAACTAAGGCCCAGTTTAAGATTTGACTCCTTTTAAAGATCAATTTGAGTTGAATTAGTAAGATTCCAACGTAAAATCTATTTCAGTTAACTGTAACTTCCTGACAGGATTATTATAAGTATTAAGGTAGTTAATGCTTGCAGAATAGGCATATGCTAAGCACTTCAAAATGATAGCTATTGATAGgattattttattagttatttcCTTTGAATCTAAAAGTAGAATTTAGTTCAAAAACTTACAAGTAGATTTTCCAACTGCTTACTctgcagttggttcttgatttccCTTCCTGACCATCTATTCTGCAGTTCACCAGGATTTGGGAATTGTGACTCTAAAGCTGGGGTGTCTGTCTATCCCAAGGGTTTTTGTGCCCCAGACCCCAGCAGCAGCCTGGTGAAGCCCATAGACTCCTTCcagaacaatattttattttattttattttattttattactattttatatatatattttttgagacagagtattgccccgtcacctagcctggagtgcagtggcacagtctctgctcaccacaacctccacctcctggtggtGGTGATACTagtgcctcagcttctcgagtagctgggattacaggcacatgccaccatgtctggctaattttgtatttttagtagagatgggtttcaccatgttggcctgacctaggtgatctgcccacctcagccccactaagtactaagattacaggcaagagccaccacacctggcccagaacaatattttaaaagcataaaatacaatACATTGGGTTACAAAGGGAGCAATCATACTGTTATATAGTTTagcaaaatatttccaaaaatgaaTAGTGATTAGTAATACATGTACTCCTTTATTAACATGTCTTTATTTAGTGCTGggtataattattataattgtgAAGTAGAGATAAGGGTAAAATATTTCAAGACATCTATAACtgtgatatgaaaatataatttctagtAGTGATCAAGTCAAAGATATTATTAATCCTGCTCTGTTTTATTGCTTACATTCATAATGGAAGGACATGCTGAATTTCACTTATGGATGagtttagtttttttgttgttttgggttttttgggtttttttttttttttttttgagacaaggtctcactctgtcactcaagctggagtgcagcggcaccatcatggctcactgcagccttgacctcttaggttatcctcccacctcagcctcccaagtagctgagactacaggtgtgcaccaccatgcctggttaatttttgtatcttttgtagggatggggttttaccaagttgcccaggctggtctcaaactcctgtgctcaagtgatccacctgcctcagcctccccaagtgttaggattacaggcatgaaccatggcacccagctgagtttttgtttgtttgtttgtttgctttgtaatgtgatttttttttctattcagttcTATCCCTGGACCCTCCAGGGACTCGAGGGACCCCAGGATAATAACCCTGACCACTCTTGGGCAGCAGTGAATGACAGATACACAATCACTTTGAACATAACGTCTCCCTGGTTGGTTCCCTCCCACCTTGAAGCCCTGGCCTGTAAGTTACATAGGTGAGACATGCAGCAGGTGACTGCCCAGGGCTGCTGCCTCCAGTCTGAACAGGAAGCACAGGGGTATTCTCAATCACCTGGTCTGAAATACTCAgcccttgttttctttcttcctagaaAACGAGAGCAGCCAGACCCTAACACAAAGAAGCAACACACCATCTGGCCCTCTCCTCACCAAGAGAACAGCCCAGACCTAGAGGTCTACAATGTCATAAGAAAACAAAGCGAAGCTGACTTGGCTGAGACCCGGCCAGACTTGAAGAATATCTCATTCCGAGTGTGTTCGGGAGAAGCTACTCCAGATGCCGTGTCTTGTGACTATGACAACATGGCTGTGAACCCACCAGAAAGTGGGTTTGTGACTCTGGTGAGCGTGGAGAGTGGATTTGTGACCAATGACATTTATGAGTTCTCCCCAGACCAAATGGGAAGGAGCAAGGAGTCTGGATGGgtggaaaatgaaatatatggTTATTAGGacacataaaaaaacaaaactgacaagaatagaaaagaaacaataagcaAAACTCTTATTTTCTATGAGGAAAATATGCAGAAAGTCTATGCACAAGCTTGGATCAGGTCCTGTGGTTGAGCATGTAGCCCCCACGACCTCCTGTCGGACCCCCACGACCTCCTGTCGGACCCACACGACCTCCTGTCGGACCCCCACGACCTCCTGTCGGACCCCCACGTTTTTGCTGTATCCTTTATCCCAGCCAGTCATCCAGCTCGACCTCATGAGAAGCTACCTTGCCCAGGTCTGACATATAGTAGAGTCTCAATAAATGTCACTTGATTGGTTGCCTCTGACTTTTAAGGGACAGTGCTTTACCTGGCAGTGATAAAGATGGGCTGTGGAGCTTGGGAAACCACCTGTAAGTTCTGTTTTCCTTGCTCTATGCAGGAGCACATATCATCACACAGACAGAAAATACAGAATCTTTTCCAAGCCCACGTTTCAaagcccaggctggcctgcacatcagcaattctcatatctgtttTTTTCAaggaataaaatcaaataaagagCAGGAAACAGAGTGTTAGTCTCTGTCTACAGCCCTTCCTCTGCGTGTGGCCACAGgggactttttccttttttctgacagCCAAACTTGGAAATATCTGACTACTTTCAAAACTAaaagtgaggccaggcacagtggctgatgactgtaatcccagcaccttgggaggccaaggttggaggatagcttgagtcctggagttcaagacctgcctgggcaacatagcaagactctgactctacaaaaaattttaacattagcAGAGCAccgtggtatgtgtctgtagtcccagctactcaggaggctaaggtaggggactgcttgagcccaggaggctaaggctgcagtgagctaagatcataccactgctctctagcatgggcaacagaatgagaccctgtctctaagcaGAAAGATTTTTTAAGGAAACTAAAATTGAAATTTGAGTCTCAGCTTCTAGGCTTATTTGTACTCCCATCCTTTCTACTGCACGTTGTTCTGTTTGCATGTCTGTTACTGCAGTATCAATGTTAGTAACATCACTAATAATGATGAGAATTCTAGCTCTGTTTACAGACCTCTCTGCTTCAGTGGTGTTTGGTctcaaattcagaaaaaaaacttCTCGACCCAACGTCAATCACACGCATGTTGGAAGTCTGAAAGCCATTATTCAAATCATCAGCAACTTCCTTCAATCAGCTTCATCATCTCGTATTTTAATCTTTCCTCATAcgtcttattttttaatagttaagCAACTTTGCCTCACATATGGGGCCCCAACCCCTAGAGTTAACTAGTCTGGATCAAAACAGTATCGAATGTCATGGTCTGTAATTCCTGACAAATTATCTGCCCTACTGGGGAAGTGAATATAATAGGACAAAAAGCCTCATGTCTCCCTGCTTTGGGAAGTGTGTTTTGTGGTTACATTTCAAGCAAAAACTGAGCACATGGTCCTGAAGGACTGATTCACTGCTCTAAAATGTCCAAGGTCCCATTCTTGCTTCAGACAGCCTGGCTCTGTCCTCTGCCCTGTATCCTGCACTGTGCCGCACGACTCTGGCCCTTATTAAGCTGCAAGCTCCACGAGAGGAGTCTTACCTGCCGGTCAGCATCAGACCTCCCGCAGCCCATGGCAGCACCTTGCAGGATAGGCAATCAATGTCTGTTGAAAGGATGAACAATGCATCTTTTTGGATTAATGTCAAATAGTTTGAGTATTTCAACTTAAAGGTTGTTTTTCACAGTCCCCCGGAGTGGAGGAGGTAACTGAGTCATTGTAATTGGAACACCTCCCAAGAAGGAAGCATAGAAACAAgtaaacagatgctggtgaattGTGCTAACAACTTACTTTAATTATGTCACTCATGCTTGAACTGAGGACTCGCTGTTAATCTGTAAAGGGAGTAAGGTTATCATCAGAGCAGACCCTCAgcatcttcccttcccttttttaattaatgtattgTCTCTTCTGGGGACCCACAGATCTCATCTGTGTTTGCACACAGCCAGTCTTACCCCGCATTTTAattattcactttctttttttctcctctggttACTAGCCTGAGTTTACCCAATTCCACTTCTATCTCTAATAACTGCACTTCACTTAGGTAACGAACATTTGCTAAATGTTAAGTGTTTTTCATGTTCCCATTGAGCTTGAGCTTATTCATTGAGCTAGTATCACATGGAAATTTAGTAGGCTTGTTTCATcattgctatgatttgaatgtttgcctCCTTCAAAACTCAGGTTGGCCCGgcatggctgatgcctgtaatcccagcactttgggaggctgaggcaggaggattgcttgagcccaggagttcaagaccaggttgggcaacttagggagaccctgtctctatttaaaaaaataaataaataagaaaattagctgggtgtggtagtacatgcctatagtcccagctatgcaggaggctgaggtagaaggatcacttgagcccagaggtcaaggttgtagtgagccatgattgtgccactgcactccagccagagtgatgagtgagatcctgtttcaaagagaaactaaccaagaaaaaaaaaaaaaaaaaaacctcatgtaGAAACATATTTCCCAgggtggcagtattgagaggtgggtcATTAAAAGATGATTGGGGCGTGACGGCTTTGCCCTCATGAGTGGATCAATCCATTCCCGGATTACTGGGTCTTCACAGGAGTAGGACTTGTGGCTtaataagaaaaggaacaaagaccTTAGCTAACACCCTCAGGCCCCTCACTGTGCTATGCCCCGCGCTGCCTCCGGACTCTATAGAGAGTCCCCACCAGCAGCCCCTcaaccttgaacttctcagcttccagaactataagaaatacattttgtttctttgtaaattaccctttttttttaggtattctgttataaacaACAGGAACTGGATGAAGACAGCCACTTAAAACTGTATTTCCCAACCTTTTTTCCCACTGTGACACACATGACATAAAATGTATGCATCAGACAACCACTTGAGTCTCTTGACTCGACAAAcatttctgtttgctttcttgtttgtttgtttttaagtcagagtttctctttgtttcccaggctgtggtgcagtgtcacgtgatctcagcttactgcagcctccacctcccaggttcaagcaattctcctgcatctgcctcccaagtagctgggattacagcatgcaccaccacacccagctaatttctatatttttgtatttttttgtagagatagggtttcaccatgttggccaggctgttcttgaacttctgacctcaagtgatccgggcgcctcagcctcccaaagtgttgggattacaggtgtgagccactgtgcccagcttcgaGAGGCATTTATTGAATACACACCGTGTGCCACACACATGTAACACAGCCAGATTTCAGGTGGAAACTTGGATAAGCTGGGTTGTAGGTTACGTGCATTTCCCAACATGGTAGCTGTaaggctgtttttatttatttattgaaaagtttTAAACTCACATACTTTGTATCAGGAAACATGCTAGGTGTTAAGCAAATAATACACACAGGCTCCATCTCAtagagtttacattctagtgaggAAAAGAAGATACATCGGAACATAAGTGTGAAGAAGACAATTTgctctaatttgtttttaaaaattataactctattctctctctcccttgtcCTTCCCATCCCTTCCTTTCTATTCCTGAACACTTGGGTCCTGAAGTAAAAGGAAGGTAGGCACCTGCGCTCGAGGAGGTGGGGGGGACTTGGTAGCCCAATTGGGATGTCAGGCTCTTGCAGGATGAGGAAGGTGTCCACTGGTGCAGGTGTAGCCTGGATAGGCAAGGAGGCCATCCACACAGGAGAGGGGCAGCAGCAACAAGAGGAGATTGGATTGATGAAATCAGTAAGCATGCCTAGGATAAGGAAAGCCAGGTTTCTCACTAACAGACAAGGCAGATACAGATATAAAAAGGGAGAAAACTTGCATGGACCCTATGGTGTTGATCAAAATTAGAATCACTGGTGTCACCACATGGTTTTCAGCATTGAGGGTAGACAAAAATATacgtgtatgtatgtacatgcgTCTTCCTTCTAGCTAGTGCTCTCATTGTGGCTTCTAAAAACCATTGTCCACTAAAATAAACCAGAGATTCTTGAAAAAACCCTGGCTGATTTCAGGACCAGAACAGGGAAGATTGGCTTGGAAATTATTTTGGTGCCAGAAAGCAAGGAAGTATTCAAGAATTATGGgaatatgggccaggcacggtggcccatgtttgtaatcccagcactttaggaggccaagtctggtggatcagttgagcccaggaattccaagaccagcctgggaaatatggtgaaattccatccgttaaaaaaaaaaaggaagaagaaagaattggaTACGTCAGTGAATTGGATAAGTCTTAAGGTAATGAAAGTCAAAGAATGACGAGTGGCAGCTCTAAACTAAAGGATGGTGAGGGAAAACGACAACGAAAGGCACCACTTGATTCTGAACTGGatcgtttttgtttgtttgttagagacagagtctcgctctgttgttgcccaggctggagtgcagtggtgcaatcttggctcactgcaacctccacctcctgggttcaagcaattctcctgcctcagcctcctgagtagctgggattacaggtgcccaccacaatacctgactaatttttatatttttagtggagacggggttttgccatgttggccaggctggtgtcgaactcttgacctcaggtgatctgcacccctcagcctcccaaatgtttttacaggcatgagcctgtaatgtgattacaggcatgagccactgtgcccagcctggatcaGTTTTCTACAGGAATATATTGGAACATCTGGCACAATTGAATGGGGTCTGAGGATTCAATGGTAGAAATGTATCAGTGTTAACTTCTTGATTTTGGTGATTGTATTGAGGTTACCTAAAAGAAAGTCCTTGTCTGTAGGAAATACACATGAGAGTATTAAAGGATGATGGACATCACGTTGACAACTTACTCTCAGATGATTCTGAGGGAAAAAGTTCTTTATACGGTATTTGCAACTTTTCTTAGTTTGAAATTCTTTAAGGAACGGCCTCTGCAAACACAGGTACTGAAATGGTTGGTAACATGTTGCTTGCCGCACACCTTGCATCTAAGCTCAGCACACTGTTTGCCGTGATGTTGGAGTTGAGAGCATCTAAGTACCTTTGatccaagataaaaataaatcgtGGGTAAAGCTTGTCAATCAGTATCCAAGCCCCAGACTCAGGCCCAGTCCCCAAACAGCACCTTTGCCATTTCCTTGCAGGCTACAGGGAGCCATCATGAGCCACCCCACAAAACTGAATCCAGAGATTCCTTTCCTCCAGAATTTCCTGTCCCTCCCATGTGAGAACGCAAATAGGTTGTGTGATCTAAGGTGACTTCCAGCTCTAAAATTATTCAATATGATTCTCTTTTAAACTGGTTGAACATGTTATGCCCACATTACTTCTGAACTTGTAGTAAGACACACCTAATGGTGGATAGCAAACTGAAGACAGAGGTGTCAAATGAGGTCTAGGAAATTGCAAGCCCAGAGATGGAGAAGCAACAGAGCCAATTATTCTGTACTgccccctccttctttcttccaaaGAACAGTAAATGATTACTAATGGCTACAGAATCTTAAGTTATTCTTGAATCTTGAATTTGAACAGCAGAAAGAAATAGTGACTAGAACGAGTCTTCAGGGCACCAAGAGAAACTGGTTTTTAAAGCAGAATAATACCACTTATAACAAGGGTCCCCAGCCACCAGGCTGATAACTGGGACCCATCCCTGGCCTGTTAGGAAGCAGGATACAcagcaggtggtgcatgagcattactgcctgagttctgcctcctgtGAGATCAGTGGCGACATGAGATTCTCATAGGAATGTGAACCCTGTGAACTGCACATGAGAGGCATCTGGGTTGTGTGCTTCTCATGAGAATCtgactaatgcctgatgatctagggtggaacagtttcatcctgaaatccTCCATCCCCATAGAAAAACTATCTTCCACAAAATCTGTCCCTAATGCCAAAAAAGGCTAGGGACTGCTGATGTATAAAGTTTCCACAAAATTTATATCCCTTCAGGGGATCAAAGTTTGTGCTGCTCCCTTCTCTGTTTTCATCTGCCCTGTGCTTGATTTAAAATAGGATCaagacctggcacagtggctaacgcctataatcccagcactttgagaggccaaggcgggcggatcacctgaggtcgggaattcaagatcagcctggccaacatggtgaaaccccgtctctaccaaaaatacaaaaatcagccgggcatgctggctcatgcctgtggtcccagctacttgggaggctgaggcaggagaattgcttgaaccagggaggtggaggctgcagtgagtcgagattgcaccactgcactccagcctgggggacagagcgagactccgtctcaaaaaaaaaaaaaaaaaacaaaaacagtaggaTCAAGCAGAATTCACCATTGCTTGACAACATTGATATATTAGGGGAAGGGCCTGTCAGGATTTTTGGGCGATGCAACTTTGCCAGGAAGTTCGAGGCTGCTTTGTTTTCACCACCAGGTGGCAGTATTAGGCTGCCAAAGAAATTTTACCTAATTATAATGACCAATCTCTGGCAAGCAACTGTAAAGAAAAGGAGAGGTAAGGATATatgtagaaataagaaaatacaaggcaagttAAAATCCTGGGTTCTGGAATCAGGTTGTTGAGATTATAAGTCCTATTGCTGCTTCTTACTGGCAGTGCAATCTTGAGCAAACTACGTTATTtaacctgtttcctcatctctaaaatgaggataacatTACCTACCTGGAAATATTGctataataaaaatcacaaaatatgcATAAGTCACCTGGTGCATTTTGTGGGTTGAATTTCAtccgtcaccaccaccaccctcaaAAAAGCTATTGAACTCCTAACCCCAAATCCCTCAAAATGTGaccttttttggaaacagggtcatTTCAGATAAACTTAGTTAAGATGAAGCCATTAGTGTGGAACCCTGTTCCAATGACTGGCGTCCTCCAACAAAGGGGAAATCTGGACGCAGAAACGCATACAGGGAGAGCGCCacgtgaagatgaaggcagaaatcatgG
Encoded here:
- the LAYN gene encoding layilin isoform X5; its protein translation is MVTSGLGSGGMRRNKAIAQPARTFMLGLMAAHHNLEKPIVPSTEAEGEGTELTTLVLLGETQEEDAKKTFKESREAAWNLAYILIPGIPLLLVLVVTTVVCWVWICRRKREQPDPNTKKQHTIWPSPHQENSPDLEVYNVIRKQSEADLAETRPDLKNISFRVCSGEATPDAVSCDYDNMAVNPPESGFVTLVSVESGFVTNDIYEFSPDQMGRSKESGWVENEIYGY
- the LAYN gene encoding layilin isoform X4, with product MASDGDFWIGLRRHEEKQSNSTACQDLYAWTDGSTSQFRNWYVDEPSCGSEVCVVMYHQPSAPAGIGGPYMFQWNDDRCNMKNNFICKYSDEKPIVPSTEAEGEGTELTTLVLLGETQEEDAKKTFKESREAAWNLAYILIPGIPLLLVLVVTTVVCWVWICRRKREQPDPNTKKQHTIWPSPHQENSPDLEVYNVIRKQSEADLAETRPDLKNISFRVCSGEATPDAVSCDYDNMAVNPPESGFVTLVSVESGFVTNDIYEFSPDQMGRSKESGWVENEIYGY